Proteins encoded within one genomic window of Formosa agariphila KMM 3901:
- a CDS encoding MATE family efflux transporter → MDQSISLKHINKLAVPAIIAGISEPILSITDTAIIGNVNINPTEALAAVGIVGTFISMLIWVLGQSRSAISSIISQSVGANKLDDVKNLPAQAIFLITSLSIVIILVTYPLAASIFKLYNASGLILEYAQEYYKIRVFGFPFTLFTFAIFGAFRGLQNTYYPMIIAIIGSVSNILLDFALVYGITDYIPAMHIKGAAYASVIAQLIMAILSGYYLYKKTDIPLKLTLPFNKEINKFLLMILNLFIRTLALNTALYFASSYATSYGKNYIAAYTIAINIWFLGAFLIDGFASAGNILSGKLFGAKRPDLLIRLSNKLIVLGILTGILLAGIGWLFYEPIGRVFTKQPEVLEAFYDVFWIVLAMQPLCALAFIFDGMFKGLGKMKYLRNVLLASTFLVFLPTLLLFDYYDYKLYAIFIAFTLWMAARGIPLIIKFRQLFLVTK, encoded by the coding sequence TTGGATCAATCCATTTCTTTAAAACACATTAATAAATTAGCTGTTCCCGCTATTATTGCAGGAATTAGTGAACCTATTTTATCTATTACCGACACCGCAATAATTGGAAATGTAAATATAAATCCTACAGAAGCACTCGCCGCCGTTGGTATAGTAGGAACGTTTATTTCCATGCTAATTTGGGTACTCGGACAAAGCCGTAGTGCGATTTCATCAATCATTTCGCAATCTGTTGGAGCTAATAAGTTAGACGACGTAAAAAATCTACCGGCTCAAGCCATATTTTTAATCACATCGTTAAGCATTGTTATTATACTGGTAACTTACCCACTAGCAGCATCTATTTTTAAACTCTATAATGCCTCTGGATTAATCTTAGAGTATGCACAAGAGTATTATAAAATCCGTGTATTTGGTTTTCCATTTACCCTTTTTACTTTTGCCATTTTTGGAGCATTTCGCGGTTTACAAAACACCTATTACCCCATGATTATTGCCATTATCGGTTCCGTATCAAATATTCTTTTAGATTTTGCATTGGTATATGGCATTACAGATTATATCCCTGCCATGCACATAAAAGGAGCAGCTTATGCAAGTGTTATCGCACAACTTATTATGGCCATTTTATCAGGGTATTATTTATATAAAAAGACAGATATCCCTTTAAAACTCACACTACCTTTCAATAAGGAAATCAACAAGTTCTTGTTAATGATTCTCAATTTATTTATTCGAACTCTAGCATTAAACACGGCCTTATATTTTGCAAGTTCGTACGCTACGAGTTACGGTAAAAATTATATCGCAGCCTATACAATAGCCATAAATATTTGGTTTTTAGGCGCCTTTTTAATCGATGGATTTGCAAGTGCAGGAAATATACTTTCTGGAAAGCTATTCGGTGCTAAACGTCCAGATTTATTAATAAGACTAAGTAATAAACTTATTGTGCTAGGCATTTTAACAGGTATTCTTTTAGCTGGAATTGGGTGGCTGTTTTACGAACCTATCGGACGTGTATTCACAAAGCAACCCGAAGTTTTAGAAGCTTTTTACGATGTGTTTTGGATTGTTTTAGCCATGCAACCATTGTGTGCACTAGCTTTTATTTTCGACGGTATGTTTAAAGGTTTAGGAAAAATGAAATACTTAAGAAATGTACTTCTAGCATCGACCTTCTTGGTATTCTTACCAACTCTACTCCTATTCGATTATTACGACTATAAACTATACGCTATTTTTATAGCCTTCACACTTTGGATGGCTGCTCGTGGTATTCCTTTAATTATAAAATTTAGGCAGTTGTTTTTAGTAACTAAATAA
- a CDS encoding 2OG-Fe(II) oxygenase, with translation MTALFEDLVVAEHPLYEKIIDDLLNQQYSIIDNFFDENEVSKLRDSILLKYEADAFKKAAIGNRLNETVEKAIRGDVILWIDEQCVNPAETLFFNKINALVSYLNRTCFLGILHKEFHYAIYPKGTFYKRHLDTFQNDDRRKLSFVCYLNNEDWQPENGGELAIYTNANGVEVEKKIYPLPGRVVIFESQILEHEVKPVNTKRLSITGWLKTR, from the coding sequence ATGACTGCTCTTTTCGAAGATTTGGTCGTTGCTGAGCATCCGTTATATGAGAAGATTATAGATGATCTTCTGAATCAGCAATACAGTATTATTGATAATTTTTTTGATGAAAATGAAGTGTCTAAACTTCGTGATTCTATACTCCTAAAATACGAAGCCGATGCTTTTAAGAAGGCCGCTATTGGTAATCGTTTAAATGAAACGGTTGAAAAAGCAATTCGTGGTGATGTGATTTTATGGATAGATGAGCAGTGTGTAAATCCGGCTGAAACCCTGTTTTTTAATAAAATAAACGCGTTAGTATCTTACCTAAATAGAACCTGTTTTTTAGGGATTTTACATAAGGAATTTCATTATGCGATTTATCCGAAAGGCACATTTTATAAGCGCCATTTAGATACGTTTCAGAACGACGACAGACGAAAATTATCGTTTGTTTGTTATTTAAATAACGAAGATTGGCAACCAGAAAATGGAGGAGAATTAGCGATTTACACCAATGCAAATGGTGTTGAGGTTGAAAAGAAAATCTATCCGTTACCTGGACGAGTTGTTATTTTTGAAAGTCAGATTTTGGAGCACGAAGTAAAACCTGTAAACACAAAACGATTGAGTATTACAGGCTGGTTAAAAACGCGATAA
- a CDS encoding helix-turn-helix domain-containing protein, producing the protein MKYALLILFSCIIYHQKDEYFKYSETFCSGDTLDISSENSLISMRVADSLFMYSKSDQNKMYALMLKSIVLEQEEKSGESIVFALKSLEMAKVENNYCLQSRIYTFLSRQYRKIGFVDRGKHFIAESFVASSKIPSKDHALKFITMANLELVEYNIEAGEYASAVEYLKSAIFILSKQEDEDLKYFDLANCEEKLARCFIKMNDDKSAISHFLEASSFIKQSSLGGPLLETSIYSGLVGLYLKQEQLDNAKVYVDKSLTIANQVNNNSIKEPVYKNVAEYYHHIEMLDSFKLYSWKYKKAIAENKDYMRELVNKASNELKEFSKEIPSQESSNSTDIIATIFMILIPSFGVYYKRKEVFNFVDNILIDIEKKVPGVTCSEKTEKILLDKLQEFETSNRFLDKNMSFPILVTQLNSNTKYLRQLLKVHKGSDFNTYINRLRILYIINKLNTNSDYLNYKISYLAEESGFSSHSQFSTNFKKFTNNSPSDYINTLKNKIAS; encoded by the coding sequence ATGAAATATGCTTTATTAATCCTTTTCTCGTGTATAATTTATCATCAAAAAGATGAATATTTTAAATATAGCGAAACATTCTGCTCAGGTGATACATTAGATATCTCTTCTGAAAATTCTTTAATCTCCATGCGTGTCGCAGATTCTTTATTCATGTACTCAAAAAGTGATCAGAATAAAATGTATGCGTTAATGCTAAAAAGTATTGTCTTAGAACAAGAAGAAAAAAGTGGAGAGTCTATTGTTTTCGCTTTAAAATCTCTAGAAATGGCTAAGGTTGAGAATAATTATTGTTTGCAATCAAGAATTTATACATTTTTATCCAGACAATATAGAAAGATAGGTTTCGTAGATAGAGGAAAACATTTCATAGCTGAAAGTTTTGTAGCGAGTTCGAAAATACCGAGTAAGGACCATGCTTTAAAGTTTATTACTATGGCTAATCTTGAGTTGGTTGAGTATAATATTGAAGCAGGAGAATATGCAAGTGCTGTTGAATATTTAAAATCTGCAATTTTTATTTTAAGTAAACAGGAAGATGAAGACTTAAAATATTTTGATTTAGCTAACTGTGAAGAAAAATTAGCAAGATGTTTTATTAAAATGAATGATGATAAGTCGGCGATTAGTCATTTTTTAGAAGCAAGTTCATTTATAAAACAATCGTCATTAGGGGGGCCTTTATTGGAAACTAGTATATATAGTGGGCTTGTAGGTTTATACTTAAAACAGGAGCAATTAGATAATGCAAAGGTTTATGTCGATAAAAGTTTAACAATAGCAAACCAAGTAAATAATAATTCTATAAAAGAACCAGTCTATAAAAACGTTGCAGAATATTATCATCACATCGAAATGTTAGATAGTTTTAAATTATATAGTTGGAAGTATAAAAAGGCTATTGCAGAGAATAAAGATTATATGAGAGAGCTTGTAAATAAAGCATCTAATGAGCTTAAAGAGTTTTCAAAGGAAATACCCAGCCAAGAGTCCTCTAATTCAACAGATATTATTGCTACCATTTTTATGATATTAATACCTTCTTTTGGGGTTTATTATAAGAGAAAAGAAGTTTTTAACTTTGTAGATAATATATTAATAGATATAGAGAAAAAGGTGCCAGGTGTAACCTGTTCAGAGAAAACTGAAAAAATACTTTTAGATAAACTTCAAGAGTTTGAAACTTCGAATCGCTTTTTAGATAAAAACATGTCATTTCCTATCTTGGTTACTCAGCTTAATTCGAATACAAAATACCTTAGACAATTGCTTAAGGTACATAAAGGCTCAGATTTTAATACCTACATAAATAGGTTAAGAATTTTGTATATTATAAATAAGTTAAATACGAATTCCGATTATTTAAATTATAAAATAAGTTATTTAGCGGAGGAATCTGGTTTTTCTTCACATAGTCAGTTTTCAACCAATTTTAAAAAATTTACGAATAATTCGCCTTCAGATTATATCAATACACTCAAGAATAAAATAGCTTCTTAG
- a CDS encoding universal stress protein, which produces MKNILVPIGNSKNIESHLQYAIDFAHAFGARLYLIQVRDKHVKSKALGDEGNVWERENLVYIDSLLAKVDTKTVDIVIKSFNGKLVQTLELICYTADIDLMLVQPKTNSVKESIFLGKTSGKIIKKTNIPSLIIPENYVFKPVTNVLIAIKSAIIKKESALLPLQQIQNQFQAVVNLLLVKTPFYKEGDFEIHSSLSALITETVYTEKATTFQGVLEHYNTHEPDLLCVFRRKRGFFAKMWEKNVILKKDFYSPFPVLVLKGVK; this is translated from the coding sequence ATGAAAAATATTTTAGTTCCGATTGGAAATTCGAAAAATATTGAAAGTCATTTGCAATATGCTATAGATTTTGCTCACGCTTTTGGAGCGCGTTTATATTTAATTCAGGTTCGTGATAAACATGTAAAATCGAAGGCGTTAGGCGATGAAGGAAATGTTTGGGAACGAGAAAATTTGGTTTACATAGATAGTTTATTAGCAAAGGTTGATACTAAAACCGTTGATATTGTTATTAAGAGTTTTAACGGAAAATTAGTTCAGACTTTAGAGTTAATCTGTTATACCGCCGATATCGATTTAATGTTAGTTCAGCCTAAAACAAACTCTGTAAAAGAATCTATTTTTTTAGGTAAAACGTCTGGTAAGATTATTAAAAAAACTAATATTCCGTCTTTAATAATACCAGAAAATTATGTGTTTAAACCTGTAACAAATGTTTTAATAGCTATAAAATCTGCCATCATAAAAAAAGAATCTGCTTTACTGCCTTTACAACAAATTCAGAATCAATTTCAGGCCGTTGTCAACTTATTATTAGTAAAAACTCCTTTTTATAAAGAAGGCGATTTTGAGATTCACAGTTCATTGTCTGCATTAATTACCGAAACTGTTTATACCGAAAAAGCAACGACTTTTCAAGGTGTTTTAGAACACTATAATACGCATGAGCCAGACTTGCTTTGTGTGTTTAGACGAAAGCGCGGATTTTTTGCAAAGATGTGGGAAAAAAACGTAATTTTGAAAAAGGACTTTTATAGCCCCTTTCCAGTTTTAGTATTAAAAGGCGTAAAATAA